Proteins from a single region of Drosophila biarmipes strain raj3 chromosome 3R, RU_DBia_V1.1, whole genome shotgun sequence:
- the LOC108025163 gene encoding protein Fer3, whose protein sequence is MQHPHPSDQPTYMPEVPFQPLWGQEAPPPPIVPYQELIAGFPCTDLSLWQRSQVTPLVAQRPSTNGRANGSTSSSKKTRRRVASMAQRRAANIRERRRMFNLNEAFDKLRRKVPTFAYEKRLSRIETLRLAITYIGFMAELLSGTPSNSHKSRSEVYGSMNGHHQAPPPAIHPHHLHPAAAYQRDFASPYNHSLT, encoded by the exons ATGCAGCATCCGCATCCCAGTGACCAGCCCACCTACATGCCGGAGGTTCCGTTCCAGCCGCTTTGGGGCCAGGAGGCTCCTCCGCCCCCCATAGTGCCCTACCAGGAGCTCATCGCCGGCTTTCCCTGCACCGACTTGT CTCTGTGGCAGCGATCGCAGGTCACACCCTTGGTGGCCCAGCGTCCGTCGACCAATGGCAGGGCCAATGGGTCCACCAGCTCCTCGAAGAAGACCCGTCGCCGGGTGGCCAGCATGGCCCAAAGGAGAGCTGCCAATATCCGCGAACGCCGACGGATGTTCAACCTCAACGAGGCCTTCGACAAGTTGCGCCGCAAGGTGCCCACCTTCGCCTACGAAAAACGTCTCTCCCGCATCGAAACCCTCCGTCTGGCCATCACCTACATAGGATTCATGGCGGAGCTGCTCAGTGGCACTCCATCGAACTCCCACAAGTCCCGGTCGGAGGTCTATGGCTCCATGAATGGACACCACCAGGCGCCACCTCCGGCAATCCATCCGCACCATTTGCACCCCGCGGCGGCCTATCAACGCGACTTTGCCTCGCCCTATAACCACAGCTTAACCTAG
- the LOC108025138 gene encoding uncharacterized protein LOC108025138 — MSNPILLTQISQDASLPTWLDQKDLEALVRQDIAEFSKIENIRCKREVQLAQPALCAHLQVLLRDNKKRQVSYLIKSPESIAIGLKVPIEGDFTVERHIYENVLPSLEELYKDADKIIRFSPPVIQSKQKSNHLCLEYILNKGYSVANGPKGLSATTMKGVLSKLAAYHAGTACYIAKNSSKIRELPKLGENSKLGKEAAELKSLYQMRFHESLRANEAREYEDKVKSFQKYLKSNTELLDLRTSFNVILNGSCWPNNVLIQVDAFGNVKDTLFSDFHAAKYGPAVYDLFSLLLTAPAEKSTRFDGFVKYYHDRLIENLTLLRFQGKKPSLTDLQLDLLRYGHWAFEFATEVLPILLSDFGNNDVDELFKNPVFGSQIRELLPWLENRGYFEED; from the exons ATGTCGAACCCAATTCTACTTACGCAGATATCCCAAGATGCCTCTCTACCGACCTGGCTGGATCAGAAGGATCTGGAGGCCTTGGTGAGGCAGGACATTGCAGAGTTTAGCAAAATCGAAAACATTCGATGCAAGAGGGAGGTTCAACTGGCCCAGCCAGCACTCTGTGCTCATCTTCAGGTACTTTTAAGGG ACAACAAAAAACGACAAGTGAGTTACCTAATCAAGTCACCAGAATCGATAGCAATCGGTTTAAAAGTGCCCATAGAAGGGGATTTCACAGTGGAGCGTCATATTTACGAGAATGTACTACCTTCCCTGGAGGAGCTGTACAAAGATGCGGATAAGATCATTCGCTTTAGCCCACCAGTTATCCAGTCAAAGCAAAAATCCAACCATCTCTGCTTGGAATACATCTTAAACAAGGGCTATTCCGTGGCCAATGGCCCCAAAGGTCTGTCCGCAACCACAATGAAAGGTGTTCTATCGAAACTGGCTGCTTATCACGCCGGAACAGCTTGCTATATAGCGAAGAATTCCAGCAAGATTAGGGAGCTTCCAAAGCTTGGGGAGAACTCGAAACTGGGGAAAGAGGCTGCCGAGCTCAAAAGCTTGTACCAAATGAGATTTCACGAGAGTCTCCGCGCGAACGAGGCCAGAGAGTACGAAGATAAGGTG AAATCATTTCAAAAGTATCTGAAGTCGAATACCGAACTTCTGGATTTGAGAACTTCGTTCAATGTGATTCTAAATGGATCCTGCTGGCCGAATAATGTGCTCATCCAAGTCGATGCTTTTGGCAATGTTAAGGATACGCTCTTCAGTGACTTTCATGCTGCCAAATATGGTCCAGCTGTATATGATCTTTTTAGCTTGCTCCTCACGGCCCCGGCTGAAAAATCCACCCGATTTGATGGCTTTGTGAAGTATTACCACGACCGTTTGATCGAAAACCTGACTCTACTGAGGTTCCAGGGAAAGAAACCCAGCCTTACGGATCTACAGTTGGATCTACTGAGATACGGTCATTGGG CCTTTGAGTTTGCCACTGAAGTTCTGCCCATCTTGCTCTCGGATTTTGGCAACAACGACGTGGATGAGCTCTTCAAGAACCCTGTGTTTGGATCTCAAATTAGAGAACTGCTACCCTGGCTAGAGAATCGTGGATACTTCGAAGAAGACTAG
- the LOC108025049 gene encoding uncharacterized protein LOC108025049: MVQGKDDTEQLPAWLDQQKFEEFIERDFPDLKKINSYQLEPSAGKGENYTTQLLRANFELELKDGSQQSVSYMAKILPNTGNRDSVASWKVFDKERQTYGQFIPEFEQMYREAGKEITFGPRYYEATSQPEEELIVLEDLGRRGFKNVDRQAGLDILHTEAILEKLAQFHAASAVRFELKGAYPADYDRNLCSQDDSFKDFRENQTKAFVEAFPLYDASHLAKAVETFGRQAEDMFQAYAPQIEGEFRVLNHGDAWCNNFMFQHDGRGQLLETYFVDLQMSRFSSPAQDLLYFILSSTQLDIKIAKFDYLIRYYHEKLSENLRLLKYPKPLPSLRSLHQSIFTHADWILPVISLLLPIVLVDSSDDANMDSLMDSEGAGEKFRNNLLLNPRIIRHQKVILPWAFSRGAFEVTN, translated from the exons ATGGTTCAGGGAAAAGACGACACGGAGCAACTGCCGGCTTGGCTGGATCAACAGAAGTTCGAAGAGTTCATAGAACGCGATTTTCCGGATCTTAAGAAGATTAATTCATACCAGCTGGAACCCTCGGCAGGAAAGGGGGAAAACTACACAACTCAACTACTGAGAGCGAATTTTGAATTGGAACTGAAGG ATGGCTCCCAACAGAGTGTATCGTATATGGCTAAAATCCTGCCGAATACTGGAAACCGCGATAGCGTCGCCAGTTGGAAAGTATTCGACAAGGAGCGCCAGACCTACGGACAATTTATCCCGGAGTTTGAGCAGATGTACCGAGAGGCCGGAAAGGAGATTACATTTGGACCCCGCTACTACGAGGCCACGAGTCAACCGGAAGAGGAACTGATTGTGCTGGAGGATCTGGGCAGGCGGGGGTTCAAGAATGTGGACCGTCAAGCTGGCTTGGATATCCTGCACACAGAGGCCATCTTGGAGAAGTTGGCCCAGTTTCATGCCGCCTCCGCCGTGCGATTCGAGCTCAAGGGAGCCTATCCGGCGGATTACGATCGTAACCTGTGCAGCCAAGATGATAGCTTTAAGGATTTCCGGGAAAACCAAACAAAGGCCTTCGTTGAAGCCTTTCCCCTCTACGATGCCTCCCATTTGGCAAAGGCTGTG GAAACCTTTGGTCGTCAAGCGGAGGACATGTTCCAGGCTTATGCTCCTCAAATCGAGGGAGAGTTCCGTGTCCTGAACCACGGAGATGCCTGGTGCAATAACTTCATGTTCCAACACGATGGGAGGGGTCAGCTGCTGGAAACCTACTTTGTGGACCTGCAGATGAGTCGGTTCTCATCGCCTGCCCAGGACCTACTCTACTTTATACTCTCCTCCACCCAACTGGATATAAAGATAGCCAAGTTCGATTACCTGATAAGGTACTATCATGAAAAGCTCTCAGAGAACCTTAGGCTACTGAAGTACCCAAAACCACTGCCTTCACTTAGGAGCCTACATCAATCGATCTTTACCCACGCAGATTGGA TTCTGCCCGTCATATCACTTTTGCTGCCCATTGTGCTGGTGGATTCCAGTGATGATGCCAATATGGATAGCCTGATGGACAGCGAGGGAGCTGGAGAGAAGTTCCGGAACAACCTGCTCCTAAACCCCCGCATCATAAGACACCAAAAAGTAATACTTCCCTGGGCCTTTAGCCGGGGAGCCTTTGAAGTCAccaattaa
- the LOC108025497 gene encoding uncharacterized protein LOC108025497 has translation MGSRSSKSKKSYEVAGPANRKKASLKSSPIEGSPTQSDLLSPGPPAIEEQNLGPEWLNETQFEELLAANVAQFSKIVGFRVKPAMAPGENYATLMLRISIDVQLTDKSTKLVSFMMKVPHKTPQMEQMLAMANFFDSENAVYTDIIPKLEELYKAKGLDIKFAPKAFKLDSKKEPNLANTVLMNDLGQDGFKNLNRLECLNLEQTKFALKKLAQFHAASAMSVQVNGPFEDKFVNGVLGGNKEVLMALYEGMIASFRTAFMANLKNFKDGESFRQKLESAFAQIFLDFDHLMKSDPAEFNVLNHGDCWMNNLLFKLDSKGKVEDMLFVDFQNPKYGSPTQDLFYLIITSVHIDYKLDYFDFFIRHYHEELTKHLNLLGFAGKQLSLRDLHMLMYKHGSWALFPAISVLPVVLLDPNESATFDNFLGDTEDGAKFKNLLFANKRYHGYIERILPWLYNKGFLEAYNQFVPPEQSSSENSENPNQILDWLSVSDFEEVISSSEPEFKKVLGGSWTSATKPGDNFASKLLKVDIQAELKDSTAKTFSYILKVQPKSASDNFTDVNMFPKEMEMYRKYVPAFEKLYKDAGLTITFSAKSFVLSKPVSEEYLLMENLQTKGFKMADRKRGLDMEHTKSALKKLAQWHAASIKHKELNGPYSALYNDGIYIEQTRDMFHNMFAMAKDSYIRILGEFEGAEEYLPKLPWILDNHVDQVIEDAKINEKEFNVLNHGDAWVNNIMFQYDSEGRLKETFLLDHQNAKYGNPAQDLYYFLMSSAELDIKVDQFDYLIRWYHENLVEHSNLLKYNGYVPSLNELHTILIEHPAFAAGTVISTLTVCLTDEGFNPEIFFIETPESENFRLQLLGNDRYRAHIERVMPWLNRRGLLDP, from the exons ATGGGATCGCGTAGTTCCAAGTCGAAAAAAAGCTATGAAGTGGCAGGCCCAGCCAACCGGAAAAAAGCCTCTCTAAAAAGTTCGCCCATCGAGGGGTCGCCCACTCAGTCAGACCTTTTGAGCCCCGGCCCACCGGCAATTGAGGAGCAGAACTTGGGGCCAGAATGGTTGAACGAAACGCAATTCGAGGAATTACTCGCCGCCAATGTCGCTCAGTTCTCAAAGATAGTGGGTTTCCGGGTGAAGCCCGCCATGGCCCCCGGGGAAAACTATGCCACCCTCATGCTGAGGATCAGCATAGATGTGCAGCTCACTG ATAAGAGCACCAAACTGGTCTCCTTCATGATGAAGGTTCCGCACAAAACGCCCCAAATGGAACAAATGCTGGCCATGGCCAACTTCTTCGACAGCGAGAATGCAGTGTACACCGATATAATCCCCAAGTTGGAGGAGCTGTACAAGGCCAAGGGATTGGACATCAAATTTGCACCCAAGGCTTTCAAACTGGACTCCAAAAAGGAGCCCAATTTGGCCAACACAGTGCTGATGAATGACCTGGGTCAGGATGGCTTCAAGAACCTAAATCGCCTGGAGTGCCTCAATCTGGAGCAAACAAAGTTTGCCCTTAAGAAATTGGCCCAATTCCATGCGGCTTCTGCTATGAGTGTTCAGGTGAACGGACCCTTTGAGGATAAATTCGTAAATGGCGTCCTGGGTGGCAACAAGGAGGTCCTGATGGCATTATACGAAGGAATGATTGCCTCATTCCGCACTGCCTTTATGGCAAATCTCAAGAACTTTAAGGATGGAGAAAGCTTTAGGCAAAAACTG GAGTCTGCGTTTGCCCAGATATTCCTGGACTTTGACCATCTGATGAAGAGCGATCCCGCCGAGTTCAATGTCCTGAACCACGGCGATTGTTGGATGAATAATCTGCTATTCAAGCTGGACTCCAAGGGGAAAGTGGAGGACATGTTGTTTGTCGATTTCCAGAACCCCAAATACGGCTCTCCCACGCAGGATTTGTTTTACCTCATCATCACCTCGGTGCACATAGACTACAAGCTGGATTACTTTGACTTCTTCATCAGGCACTATCACGAGGAGTTGACAAAACACCTGAACCTACTGGGTTTCGCCGGTAAGCAACTTTCCCTCCGGGATCTTCACATGCTGATGTACAAGCACGGAAGTTGGGCCCTGTTCCCCGCGATCAGTGTGCTGCCAGTGGTGCTCCTGGATCCCAATGAGTCGGCCACCTTTGACAATTTCCTGGGAGACACCGAAGACGGAGCCAAATTCAAGAATCTTCTGTTTGCCAACAAGCGCTACCACGGTTACATTGAAAGGATTCTGCCATGGCTGTACAACAAGGGATTCTTGGAAGCCTA CAATCAGTTCGTTCCACCCGAACAGTCTTCATCGGAGAACTCTGAAAATCCCAACCAGATATTGGACTGGCTTAGTGTCAGCGACTTCGAAGAGGTAATATCCTCCTCCGAACCAGAGTTTAAAAAGGTTCTTGGCGGATCTTGGACTTCGGCGACGAAACCGGGAGACAACTTTGCCTCTAAGCTTTTGAAAGTTGATATACAGGCAGAACTGAAAG ATAGCACTGCCAAAACGTTCTCCTACATACTGAAAGTACAGCCCAAGTCCGCAAGTGACAATTTTACGGACGTCAACATGTTTCCCAAAGAAATGGAAATGTACCGAAAATATGTACCCGCATTCGAAAAACTTTATAAAGATGCTGGCCTAACAATCACTTTTAGTGCAAAGTCCTTCGTCCTAAGTAAACCAGTTAGTGAAGAATATCTGCTAATGGAAAATCTGCAAACCAAGGGCTTCAAGATGGCCGACCGCAAGAGAGGATTGGACATGGAGCACACCAAGAGCGCACTGAAGAAGCTGGCCCAATGGCATGCGGCCTCCATAAAGCACAAGGAACTCAATGGTCCCTACTCTGCACTGTATAACGATGGAATCTATATTGAACAGACGCGAGACATGTTCCACAATATGTTTGCCATGGCCAAGGATTCGTATATAAGGATATTGGGGGAGTTTGAGGGTGCTGAGGAGTATCTGCCCAAGCTg ccTTGGATTTTGGACAACCACGTGGATCAGGTTATTGAAGATGCCAAGATCAATGAGAAGGAGTTCAATGTGCTTAATCACGGCGATGCTTGGGTAAACAACATCATGTTCCAATACGACTCGGAAGGTCGCCTAAAGGAAACCTTTCTGCTGGATCATCAGAATGCCAAATACGGCAATCCAGCTCAAGATCTGTACTACTTCCTGATGAGTTCCGCGGAGCTGGACATCAAGGTCGATCAGTTTGATTACCTGATCAGGTGGTATCACGAAAATCTAGTGGAGCATTCCAACTTGTTGAAATACAACGGATATGTGCCCTCCCTTAATGAACTTCACACTATCTTGATAGAGCATCCAGCTTTCG CTGCCGGCACTGTAATCAGTACCTTAACCGTTTGCCTGACCGATGAGGGCTTCAATCCCGAGATATTTTTCATCGAAACTCCGGAGTCCGAAAACTTTAGACTACAGCTGCTCGGCAATGATCGCTATAGAGCCCATATTGAGCGGGTGATGCCTTGGCTTAACAGGAGGGGTCTACTAGATCCTTGA